The nucleotide window TCTCAAAACGTTTAACATTCATTCACGTCTTTATTATGAAATAATGTTCCTTTTTCAACTTCAAAATCGCTACTGGACTTTAAATCtctctcaaaatttttcaaagttCGTTCGTGTTTTCTACGAAAACTGCTTTTACTCCAAAATCACGTCAAGCTttcaaaaagaagaagaaaaaataaacaaaatcaagaacagaaaacacagattaaagacTATAAAGTGAGAGAACAATTCATGCAACAATATACacaacattcattattcacaattttaggattagatgtagtttctagagagagagagactctctcatctctcttaggttttaggattttaggattagcttttcttatttagttttctcttctacttttaattcttctagtactttagtttatttactttcccttgttgattactttatgttgctatttggtttatgaattctcatgtttaatttgattttctatttattgcaatttgaggtatttcatatttatgattttaatttagcttctcttagctttggttgagtaaggtgacacttgagttatcaaactcaactgatgattgaaaattggaattctttgctaattgatttgaattcccctaactctagtcttttcttaggaattgactaggacttgaggaatcaaattgatttatccacttaacatactttcatagttagaggttgaccaagtgggagcaaaagccaattctcatcacaattgataaggataactaagataggacttccagttctcataccttgccgagagctttattagttattaatttaatttcttgcaatttacttttcttgttcaacctatttaaaaacccaaaaaaatactattttccataaccaataataaaacacacctccctgcaattccttgagaagacgacccgaggtttgaatacttcggttataaattttattgggttttgttacttgtgacaaccaaacttttgtacgaaaggattctccgttggtttagaaactatacttacaacgcgaacttatttgtgaattctttaccgatagaaaatccgtTCGTCATCTTCCTTCCGAGTCGTGTTCCTTATTTTGGTAGAAAAACTGGCAAGTTTGGAAGAATTTTTGTAGAACTTTCTAGCTTCTTCTAGCGTCTTGAAAGTCATCCCGACCTTTGCGATAAATTGTTCATCCACAACACACCTGGTCTGCAGAATGAATCGAACACATTATTAAAACAAAACCAttatatagtactaaatgaatgaaacattatccattatataaattcaaattcgaacaactgtctgcataatgaaccgaagaCATTGTTAAAGCAAAACGATtctatagtactaaatgaacggaacattgtgcattatataaattcaaattcgaacaactgtctgcataatgaaccgacATGTTATTAAAGTGAAActattgtatagtactaaatgaacgaaACATTAGTATGATCTTAATGAatggaacattatccattatataaattcaattcgAACAACTGCCTGTATAATGAACCGAGTAATACTCTCTTAACGAAACCAATGTAGAATACAAAATGAACTAAacattgtatatatataatcaaattctAAAGACCTGCATCTAGAATTTAGAGATtgcattcaattcaattcaatccaaaTAAGAACAACTGCGTCTAGAATTTAGCAATTGCATTCGATTCAGAAGAATCATCCAAATCGCTCTCATTCAAagttgaatcattcattatttcgattcagattgaagaagaaaatgaagaagaataggaagaaGATAAATACAACTgtagatcgaagaagaaaacgaagaagaaggacGCGAGCAGAGAAGAACGACAAAACTTATTACGTTGAAGATAAATGCAATGCAGATCAGTAAAGAAAACAAGAGCAGAAAAAAACCACGAAAACTTTACGTTGAGAAGAAAAGGTTTACGTTGAATAGAAAAGGTTTACGTTAATATAGTAACGTGTGTATACGACTTGGGGGGAAGGAGAGGGAGGCACGTTAAAAAAAAATGGTTGAATAACTTGGTTAGGATTTTTACATGAACGTGGAGTATTATTGTAAAATACAATTAGTNtacattaaaaataaattaaatacacattaattatacaaaaatatatatcgACTAATTTTTGGTACCCGTTTTTAGTGAAAGTCAATTAACCAGTCAATATGTTTTATACAACTctactatatttttttctgttttcattcaCATGTATCTTGATAATCATGGACTCATGACTCTCGTATTAATGTTCGAAATAATATGTGAATAATAGggctaagaaagaaaaaaaaaattccttaATTAATTACCCTGCATTGCTAATTATATATGTACGCACTACAATAGTAATCGGCTATATATCAGACGGGAATCACTGAGTTGAAGACaataagaaataaaacatataacgGGTAACTAAATTTAAAGGTCAAAATTTGTATATTGCAATAATCTTTTGTCTCCAACATTACGGGGAAGAAGTAGTAAACTAACAGCTTAACCCAAATCAGAACACTCCgtcaaattaaagaaaatatcataaatataaaacatgcaactGATAGAGAGTGAGAAGTAAAACAACTTGTGTCCAGCAGCACGTTGACAAGGTCTACCAAGCATATCACCCAACCGCAAAAGAATGAATCTGTCGCTGTCCCCCCTATCacatttcataatttttctaaTGAATCAAACACATTTAGAtgtatttttattgctttatattTTGGCAGCGGAGCTCCCAGATATGCATAACGGGACAAAGTTCGTAATACTTCATAACAAGTCCCAGCAACCACATCTATCACATACATGAACAACAGACAAGCATTTCCAAACAAGAGAGGAAAAATCATCCATGTTCTTTCCACGTGATCTGCGTTATCATTATCAATgctttatatttctttttctttattttgggCCTTAATTTAATTCAACGAGTACTAAACTTGGGCGTATACATGCTTCTTATATCATAATGAAACAGTAAACAGGCCCTCTAATGTGGTTAGTTGGAGCTAACAACACCAATTACTACGGGTGCAATCCGTTGACTGTATTAATTAATGAGTCCATTGAGAATCCTAAACGGGCTTTTAATTAACTGATGATAATTATTTTTGGCGATAATAACAAATATATGAACAAAGAAAGCAGAAGTTGTACCGTGTCTTTGAGAGATATATATAATGCTGCATTTGGTTAGTGTCTTTGTGACACATAAATACATACACAAAatccacaaaaatatataaacataaagatACACAAATTTTGTAACGTGTTTAGTAATAATGTACAAGATacacatatataatttaaatgtcaattttattttttgtgttttatgtattaataattttaaaaataattagagattgaaaaatcaaattttatgttttatatattGTGTCTCTGTGTctcaactttaaaaaaatacactaaatatatgtgttttgtatgtatttatacacTATTATATCTATCTAAATCCGTATCTtaacaaacaaataataaacataTACCAATACCACCATATTTAACAATTAATATACATATTTCAACAAACAAACACAATCTAAGAAACTTGTGATTGACGCAATGGTGCGTAGTACATTACTATTTTCATTTCACAGTAATCAGTTAATGAcagtcataaaaaaaaaaggaattgaggaatataataaatgaaaaattttatggtGCTAATAAAATTTGTGTGGGACATGTGAGAGGTGAAAGGGTGACCATTTATATTTGTGTCGAGTAATTGAAAAAATAGATATATGAGAAAACACCATAATAAAAATGCTACATGCACTATTTTGTACTCTTctatgttaatttttatttttagaatttaaagttaaaattgcaaagagagaataaaaataaatttaatataaaaaaatgatacgTTGAAAATGCagtctttccatttcaattataaatttataatttttcacaTGATGGAGGACAGAAAGAACAAAAATCTTGTATCCCTCTGTATTTAGTGTCTCTGCTATTAAACAATTTTTGTTCTTCTAGATTCATATTTTTACAGTTTTAGAGAATATCCAAGAAGATGATCTAAAAAGATGAGTCTAATCAAGTCGAACTAGTAATAGTACAGAACTACAGAAAATGTTATGTgagataattattattaattaactagTTTTAATGTACCTAACTTACTAGGAGTTTAATATATGCAGAAAGTTATTAATAGcgagaaacaaaaaaaagaaagaaaaaaaaaaccgttTTGGTTTGTGAGCATGCTAAATatccgaaaaagaaaaaaaaaagggaaaaactaTATATATGGCGCGAAAGAGGAGGGCAGAACATGAGGCAGGTGGCAGCAGCCTAGAGCTACGCGCGAGGAGCGCCTAAGAAAAAGAGGACATACATTTCCCCCAATTTGATTGATATCTAAGTGAGCAAAAATCATCAACAGAAGCGAGGCATTGGGTAaacagaaagaggaagaaggaggaggaggatttctttccttctttgttagttctttttcttcgcTCTTTCTTGTTCTAATCAACCTCATCAGTATCGTATTCCAATCCATGAGGAAACTGTGTCCAAATCTTGACGATGCGGAAGGGTTGGAGACGGTGCTGGAGGTCCCCATTCCAGAGGAGATGCTCACCGCTTTGGGCAGCAATGGCTTCAATCGCTGGCATACACTCCGAGCTCTCATGAATTCTCCCTCTTCTGATATGTCTTCCCATCTCTCTGCTCCTTCTTACAATGAATTCATGGTTTTGCTTAAGCTCGTTGGTGCCCCTCTTATTCCTCTCCCCGTTCAATCCGATAACACTCTCACTCGCCCCCTCAAAGATTGTTCCATCGTAAGCATTCTCCTTCTTATACTCTGGATGATGATTAATTATGAGAAATTAGGGTGTAGCATGCTCATTGTTTGCTTATTCTTTAATATGCAGAACTAAACCAACTGTGTTTAGGGTTATGTTGATATTTACTCATTTTATTGTAGCGACACAGATCAATTTGTTTTCTCAGTTAGTCACCATCTTGATTAGAATTACAAGTCATCAGTTATGTGGCATGATTTTGAGCTTGCAATAGTTCTGTCATATCCTTGCTTAGAATAACAAGCACTAGTTTCATTGAATTGGCAGAGAGATTCCACGGCAAAATACATAGTTCAGCAGTATGTTGCTGCCACTGGAGGACATTCCGCATTGAACTCAGTGAAAAGTATGTATGCAATGGGGCAAGTGAGAATATGTGGGTCGGAGATGCGTCCCGATGAAGAAATCTTTCACCCAACGGGCAGGCGCGAAGCCGGAGGCTTTGTGCTCTGGCAAAAGAACCCAGATTTGTGGTGCATAGAATTGGTTGTTTCTGGTTTCAAGGTTAGTGCAGGCAGTGATGGCAAGCTAGCATGGAACCAGTCTTCCTCTCAACCTTTTCAGGCCAACAAAGGCCCTCCAAGACCCCTTCGCCGCTTCTTTCAGGTAAATCAATACACACATTCACACCGATGAGATTTCTATCTCAAAATTTGAATATCAAGAGTGAACATCCTACAAAGAAAGAGACACAAAAACATTTTGTGATACAAGTGCCATAGGActagtagagagctctctctaATTATGTTCACTCTATAACTGCATAACTGATTGCCTTGTCATTCAAATTGATTGgttgattttctttatttattgttgatttgtggTTGTTACTGTGATCAGGGGCTGGACCCAAGGTGTATAGCTAACTTGTTCCTAGACGCTGAATGTGTAGGAGAGAACACCATTAACGACGAAGTTTGTTTCATTCTCAAGTTGCAAACAGACCAACAAATCCTCCAAGCACAATGCACATCCCACACAGAAATCGTAATGCACTCAGTGTTGGGATACTTCAGCCAACGCACGGGGCTGCTTGTGAAATTTGAGGACACCAAGTTGGTGAAAATGAAACCAGTCAAAGGAAAAGAGTCTGTGTTTTGGGAAACAACCATAGAGTCTACCATTGAAGATTATAGATACGTTGATGGCATTAACATTGCACATGGAGGGAAGACAATTGCAACACTTCATAGGTATGGTGCAGCACACCATCACAAGAGGATGATTGAGGAGGTATGGACCATTGAAGAGGTTGATTTTAACGTAATTGGTTTGTCCAATGATTGCTTTTTGCCACCCTCTGATATTGACAGAGAACATGATGGTGCAGATAACATGAATTAGGATTTTGATGAATATAGGAAACTGTATATAGTACATAGACAAGTATAGAGGAAATATATGAAGTGTGTTTCATGCTTTTTTCTATGCTTGGGAAGTTCCGTGATTCATTTCTTCACGGGAACTTTGTATGAGAGGAAAAAACAAGTGTATCCTGCTTGAAAATGTTTCAGTTGGATTCacgatattttttttttcctttggttTTTTGGTGTACATAGGTAGCTCTACCTATGATTTAAGCTAACTAATCAAGTTATGCTTTATTGATCCAATTAAAAAGGCCTAATTCACACCAATTTGATTGATTAGCAAATTAAATCTGCCCCCAACCTATATAATTCAAAGTAGCCAAATAGGTATTTGCTGCTGAACGCTGCCAAATAGGTATTTGATGCTGAACgctgaaaaataacaactacTGATCTATATAGaatacacattaaaatataaaatatatattaaaaataaattaaattatatatgtatttatatgtaaatatataataactgattttaattactaattttgatgtgtaaatagtatttttgaaaaataaatatgtattggtataaataataaatacctTGATGAAGGGAAAATTGACACAATTAGATTATATAATcatcattataaaaaaattatttttatttttaaatatattaaatattctttaatattaatatatcctttaaattaattgtaaaagactcttagattctttaaANaattaagaattttaatttaatattaaaaagactaaaatatctctaattaaaatttaaaatgccaAATAACTTTTTAGGATTTGTcttaaaaagaatgaaatagcCTTTTAGAACGAAAGTTGTTTAACTGTAATGGAAATTGTGATTTTGAACTTTTATAACGGCTAAAATTACTCTCATATTTAATTGAGTAACTCTCCACGTCCaaacaattttttatctaaGTTCATCTAAGTGATTTGAAATACACATTTTTTTTCCGTTTTCTCTCCCCTTGcgttgtttctttttcttcactcCAAATGCTAcgtcttctttttctacttttttttattattttttaattttgttactgTCGTCACCAACAAtacttctttctcttcctcctctactTCTTATAGGAATTTCGtctcctctttccttttcatccatcatcatcatcatcatcgttatcGTTATTGTCTTCTTCTTATACATATCGTCATTATCGTTATCATCGAattcgaatttatataatggacaaTTTTCGATTCATTTGATATTATACAATGGTTTCGTTTTGAACTAATTTTTAGTTCATTCAAGATGTAGGTATTTCTGAATtcaaatttatataatggatcaTTTTCGGTTCATTTAGTATTATACAATAGTTtcgttttgataatattttcggTTCATTCAATCACCAGAGAGAATCAGAATCAATAAAGATGTTAGCAAAATATTAGTGTTGTTAGTGATGACGATAATGATgatggaggaggaagaagaaaaagaagaaggaaattaaagaaattcaaataaaaaagaaacaggaggagaaggaggagaaggaggagaaggagatggATGTGGTGATACGGTGGTGGTGACGATgacgataataaaaaaaagatgaagaaaaagcaggaggaaaaaaaagaaaaagaaaaagacaaagccccgtaaaattaaatgacttggatgaacttaaatataaaattgtttGGATGTGTAGCAAAactctatttaatttttaaagaatgaaacaatatttttaagttaattttaaaaatattaaaatatcatcgtaaaattaattcatattatttgattatattaaaaattaaaactttaaatttaattttaaaaaagttaaaattataaaatattcttttagttcattttaaattattaaagtgccctctttaaaattcaaacaatttaaaatattttagaattaatattaaaaaaactaaaatgccATTAAAGTTTAACGCTgtttaattgaattaaaaaatttaaatttaagtttGATTAGAAAAAGACAAGAATTTTTACAGAGTTCATTTGAGAgactaaaagatttttttaacattaactTTACAAAAAGTTACTCTTCTAGGTTCGTATTTAAAGTATTAAAATATCTTTGGGCACTACTTTTGAAAAGACtaaattattcttaaaaattaattaaaattcttcgcttgtatttgaaattataaaatttaatttgatgcaCGGTGATATGAATACAGGACACGACACGACACGAGTACGACATAGAATACGTCGACacgcgaattttaaaatcttatatgaCACGGAAACATTCATAGTTAAATACCCTTATACTTAgttattaaaagataagataacttcgTAGAACTATcctaaaatgattaaaatactcttttagaaaaaaaagtgtttaattatgttaaaaattaggataaataattaaataaataaataaagaataaatcaaatttattcgattataattttttaaaatagttatattttaatcCTGTATTTACTCTATATAAATCACTATAaggtataaaaattttaaaatttatacataaattgCTATAAAATGTAAAGATTTATGTAAAAATTGATTATCATCATAAATCGCTGAAAAGTGTAGAGATTTATGTAAAAACTGATTACCATCATAAACTCCTATTATGTGTAAAAATTTATGTACAAATTAACTGCTATATTAAACTGTTAGAGGGTGTAACGATTTATATATTTtcgttgtttttctctctctaatatcttgcactattttttatttaatatctatatatcattttagatatttttttattaaaataaatatactaaaaggtAAAAAGTAATCTTAGTTAGTTAAACTTTTGGTATAATAAGAatttgatttgtgtttaaaaaccttcattattattttattgttccaTTAAAATGATTGGGGAGtgcataataatattttaaaattatttttataatttaaatattttatctattttagttaaaattaatattctagtataaatattttaatattttaaaaattttattgtataataattaatcttacaaaataaaaattattttgtatgcaTCTATATGTCTTTTATTTAAAAGCAAAAAGACTGCACTTgttgtttttaaaattctaaattgattttttttaattttagtatgaaATATAGtttctagaaatataattaataaattcaaaaacaaaatgaatttaaaattttagtagcCTAGAATAACGAAACAAAAAAGATTACAACGTGATCAATTTCTAGAAATGAAAGTTTACAAAGCGTTAAAATACTTTTGCAGTTGATTATATGAGTTTTTAAATGGAGTTTCGATCCGCGACGAATTAGTCCTTGGTCTGTCGGACTAAAGAATATCATgggcaacaaaaaaaatacgaatctttcaattttttgtaaaattttgtatttgtcTTTTACTTTGCATGccaaatttttttggataaagTCTTGTACCAATAGATTGACTCGATTGAACATTGCAACACCTTAATTTCAATTGTTCCATTAGCTTGAACCATGAAAAATATATCTTGGCATATGACATTTACTATCAAGTTGGGTATGATTTTTCGAGATTGAAGTTGCCAAACAAATGAAAGATTTTTGATAGTTTTAGACTTTCTAAAATTTTGAAGTTCTAATCTTTACAACTCTTATCATTCACTGACATTGATCCTAAATTACATCTACACACGTAATTAAGATAATCTGACTCTACCATCTTGTATTATACACTTCCACAAATGTTATAGTTCTAGTAACAAGTATGGCagtttttctattaaaaaaccTCAACCTAGTCTCAAGCTTCGTCTCACCAAATAGAGCATAGTTGCTTGGTCTGTCATCAATTTTGATCGGATTTTATTGCTGCAAGATGTAAAACCAAAAACTGACCTTGAGTGCTGCTAGAAACACCACCTGATGGCATGATACCTACTGATGGTACAGAAATTGAGAGaacctttttattataaagCAATTGGATTTTGGGAACAACTACTATGTCTTCGCTGCTATTGTCATTTCTATCATCCTCTAAAATTTGTTCTTTGTCAATCACCTCCACCAAACAATCACCGATTCCTTCTTGGGATGCAGGCAACGTGGAAGGTAGAGGGATGTACTTGATGATTCCCTATATTTTATTGTGGCCTGACAAAGGCATGAAAACTGGGACTATGAGCCCTATGATTTTGCTACAAGGGAATAGCTTTGTTCATTCCAAAATTTCGAATTTCTTACACATTATTCCATCGGATAAATGCTTGCAATGCCACAATGATaagaaaatatcattaaaaCATGTTGATAAGTTTTAATCCGCatcttttgataaataaaagaattgACTGACGCAATCCGCATCCTGTAGGCCAATATGATAATTTCCTTTTCCTCGAGTATGTTGATATTCATTTATATCAAGTTCTTCAGTTGCTGCAGTGATATTTGCAGCAAAATTATAATCCACATTAGATTATCACATACAAAACTGATACCCTCATATGTATGTGAGATTTCTCTATTTGGATATGTAATTATGAAATATTCTCAGATGCTATAACTGTAACAACCTCCCTTCACCCCTTCTagaaacaaaatcaaattcaacTTTTGAAAGTCAGTTAGGAGATGGGTttataattttgaattatggaTAGGAATCTAATAACCGTCcttcttttgaatttaaaattatcctaACCACCTTACCACTGAAAGTATATAAATAGGGATACACTCATAGGTAGAAGATCACTCCTCTCAAACACTAATCCTTCCCCTTCTCACTCTACGTAAATATTCCGTGTGCAAACACAAGAGGCAAGCTCATAGGCAATAAAAGAGGCGTTAGAAAAAAGAGTAGGGAATTATGCTCTTCTTACTTTTATGTTGGCATGTAGTATGCTCTAATTTATTTCCTTTCCATGCATGCATGGCTACCATCTTTCATGTGTCTTATGGCATTAATGATCCCTTACTTATCTTTCATCCACATTAATCATGATTATCTATTATATCACTCACGAACTCTTGATTTATATCCCATATTTTTTATGTGCATTGACATGATCTTTTATACCATCATACTATTATTCCTTTAACGTTGAGAGTACATACCCCCTTTATAATGTTTTATTTAATCACCCTAATTTTTTCTATGTGCATTTACATGACATTTTATtccattatattattattatccctTTAATGTTAAGAGTATATGTTTTTCTATGTCTTGTTTAGTGTATCCTATTCTATTATGTGCAACTAAATGACCTCTTATatcattatgttattattactccttaaaatttaaagtaaaaGTTATATGCtttcttataatattttattcaaatatttaacaTACCTCATTCTTACTATGTGCACTTAAGATtgtattttataattgttttattcaactaattaatattcattaatttattacatggaattatattaacttttaaaccattggattaataatatttctttgaGTTAAGAGTACATGCCCCTTATAACTATTCAACTATTTAAAGTAtcctattttttaataaatgaaCACTTATGTGATATTTTATATACTATATTATTAATATCCCTCTAGGGCCGAGAGTTCCTACTTTCTTATAATATCATTATTCAACATGCTCATTTTATTATGGTATATGTCCCACCTCTTGCATGATCTATTCTCGCATGAATCTCTTCTTGTGTATGCCTAAACAACCCTAATTGTAAATTAAACCGAGGGAATGATCCTTTGGTAAGGGAAGATGAccccaaagacaagataatCGAGATAATCCTTCgataagggaaggtgatcggcAAACTTTTGGGAACTTTCGATAAGGGAAGGGGACtcccatcaattttatataataagatatCTTTGTTGATATAACTCTTTTCTTGTGTATGTCTAAATAACCTTGATTGTAAATTGAACTGAGggaatgatccttcggtaagaaAAGGTGATccccaaagacaagatatcAAAATGATCCCTCGGTAAGGGAGGGTGATcgatcgagatgatccttcgataagggaaggtgatcgccaAGACATTCGAGATAAAAACCTTCGGTAAGGGGAGAGGACTCTCATTTATACCGGTTTGAGCTCAATACCTTTCATAAAAGTTATAAGTTAAGGAAAAGAGAAAGTATAAGGCAAAGTTTGATCATGATGATGTTTTTTCTAAAGATTTATTTATGAACATGTCGACGTTTCATATGTTACTATTCTTCTATTTTCCTATGTGCTTTCCTTTTTACCTATGTGCTTTACAAGAAAGAATCATATTACATGCCATATCGTACGACTTTTTTAAAATCCCGCACGTGGGGTGGAGATAGGCATGGAGGTGTTGCATAGCACTCCTACTGAAACCTTAGGttctcatcccttttctttttccataCTGTCTCTAGAGGAACATGGCACGGCGAATAGAGACGACGCAGTGCCCCCGAAGGTAACTTCTGAGTATGACCCCTCGAAGCACACGTGGGTAGTTACGACCACTACTACCATGCTCCAAACTGTCTACATAGGTCGAGAGTTCGTGGAGAAAGAATCTCAGCTGCCCGTCGTAACCTTCCTAGATAAAAACGCTTCAGCATTCAAGAAACAGTAATCCGAAATGGTGCATCTCGATCAGATTCTGagacagaggaagaagaatccgACAACCCTGACCAGGAGGAAGACACCATGGAGGAGGATCCAGAGGAGGAGTCGAATCCTTGCGAAAGTCCAAAGGTGGAATACATACCCTATTCACCCACCTCGGCACCCCGTCGAGTCTTAGT belongs to Arachis duranensis cultivar V14167 chromosome 8, aradu.V14167.gnm2.J7QH, whole genome shotgun sequence and includes:
- the LOC107460014 gene encoding uncharacterized protein LOC107460014, giving the protein MRKLCPNLDDAEGLETVLEVPIPEEMLTALGSNGFNRWHTLRALMNSPSSDMSSHLSAPSYNEFMVLLKLVGAPLIPLPVQSDNTLTRPLKDCSIRDSTAKYIVQQYVAATGGHSALNSVKSMYAMGQVRICGSEMRPDEEIFHPTGRREAGGFVLWQKNPDLWCIELVVSGFKVSAGSDGKLAWNQSSSQPFQANKGPPRPLRRFFQGLDPRCIANLFLDAECVGENTINDEVCFILKLQTDQQILQAQCTSHTEIVMHSVLGYFSQRTGLLVKFEDTKLVKMKPVKGKESVFWETTIESTIEDYRYVDGINIAHGGKTIATLHRYGAAHHHKRMIEEVWTIEEVDFNVIGLSNDCFLPPSDIDREHDGADNMN